In a genomic window of Cardiocondyla obscurior isolate alpha-2009 linkage group LG08, Cobs3.1, whole genome shotgun sequence:
- the LOC139104726 gene encoding probable glutamate receptor isoform X1 encodes MMFRKPDLCSMLSLIVCTWTAHFARGQLIRPVYVYEGLIKGIHDYFNNTCIILLHNTSNPVETQGLAESDHLLLLQKYLSSTLHIRTTFMDFDMFSTRVGQSYYHIKRPLFVLLNDYEDTRDGFAHQISTWIAMAYPTWLVFFRNETKFTDFFLEIFVPFDCKFMVAQSSANVTSREIITEVYQVDRGKELRSMQFGIWDVRDGLKGPTRSLFLRRNNLFGQNIRVTSVHDPPISIFHRNEQNDITGISGFFGEVILLLQDALNCTFIYKEAKSWGMCLQNGSCTGAIGMLMNKDVDFAATEFMMTSDRLDAISFTTPIYTTKCRAYIKRPATSDVKWDAYTAPFSANIWGAIALLIILMSGAIVMIQRLFAFVSPNFQNDGRSRFTEILFFVLGAFCSQGMEQSTLDPVRIVHFIVHLTAVVIVAAYSAALISFLAVKTFIMPFTTMDGLLKDGTYRFGVVGDSADFSFFQNTSDKIMNVLFDELLMKETNLPRNYLDGLEQVCKEDKYAFMTLDNMAALLQQKVDCKLEPLDVITQTTIAMAVQPNSPYRGIINAKILLLRDSGILQRLLETQWSVQLSGAKSSWKSVEIGDIIPLLLLIISALLISFLVYVTERSMFKSFSKRVKIKVNKQQQEQQQLKMFDR; translated from the exons ATGATGTTTCGCAAGCCCGATCTCTGCTCAATGTTGAGTCTAATTGTCTGCACGTGGACCGCTCATTTCGCGCGCGGTCAGTTAATCAGGCCGGTTTACGTGTACGAAGGCTTGATCAAGGGTATCCACGATTACTTCAACAACACGTGCATCATACTTTTGCACAACACTTCGAATCCTGTGGAGACACAAG GACTTGCCGAAAGCGATCACTTGCTGCTTCTCCAAAAATATCTGAGCTCGACTCTCCATATACGCACGACTTTCATGGATTTTGATATGTTCAGCACACGA GTTGGGCAAAGTTATTATCACATCAAGAGACCTTTGTTCGTCCTGCTAAACGACTATGAAGATACAAGAGACGGCTTTGCGCAT CAGATCTCAACGTGGATCGCGATGGCTTATCCCACCTGGCTGGTGTTCTTCAGGAACGAGACTAAATTCACAGACTTTTTTCTTGAGATTTTTGTGCCGTTTGACTGTAAATTTATGGTGGCCCAGAGCAGTGCGAATGTGACCAGCAGGGAAATCATCACTGAAGTCTATCAAGTCGACAGGGGGAAAGAACTAAGATCAATGCAGTTCGGGATATGGGACGTGAGAGACGGTCTGAAAGGTCCCACACGTAGCttatttttaagaagaaaCAATCTTTTCGGTCAGAACATACGTGTTACGTCGGTTCAC gATCCACCTATCAGTATATTTCATCGCAATGAACAGAATGATATAACAGGCATATCAGGCTTTTTCGGAGAAGTAATACTGTTATTGCAGGACGCGTTGAATTGCAC ATTCATTTACAAAGAGGCCAAATCGTGGGGCATGTGCTTGCAAAACGGCTCGTGTACGGGTGCAATCGGGATGTTAATGAACAAAGATGTTGACTTCGCGGCGACGGAATTCATGATGACCTCTGACAGATTAGATGCCATCAGTTTTACGACGCCTATTTACACAACCAA ATGTCGGGCATACATTAAAAGACCCGCTACGTCCGATGTAAAATGGGATGCTTACACTGCACCATTCTCCGCGAACATCTGGGGCGCTATCGCTCTTCTCATTATACTCATGAGCGGAGCGATCGTAATGATTCAGAGACTATTTGCATTCGTGTCTCCGAATTTTCAAAACGACGGCCGTTCGAGGTTTAcggagattttattttttgttttaggaGCGTTTTGCAGCCAAG GTATGGAACAGTCGACATTGGATCCCGTGAGAATAGTGCACTTTATTGTTCACTTAACGGCCGTCGTGATAGTAGCCGCATATTCCGCCGCCCTGATCAGCTTCCTTGCAGTTAAAACGTTCATTATGCCCTTTACGACGATGGATGGTCTTTTGAAAGATGGTACATATCGTTTCGGTGTGGTCGGCGATTCGGCTGACTTTAGCTTCTTCCAG aacACATCGGATAAAATAATGAACGTGCTGTTCGATGAATTGTTAATGAAAGAAACCAATTTGCCAAGGAATTACCTGGATGGTCTAGAACAGGTCTGTAAAGAAGACAAATACGCCTTTATGACGCTAGATAACATGGCAGCATTGCTGCAGCAAAAAGTCGATTGCAAGCTAGAACCACTGGACGTTATCACGCAAACTACCATAGCGATGGCTGTGCAACCGAATAGCCCGTATCGTGGTATTATCAACGCAAA AATTCTTTTGCTGAGGGACAGCGGAATTTTGCAGCGTTTGTTAGAAACGCAATGGTCGGTCCAGCTAAGTGGA GCAAAGTCGTCGTGGAAGTCGGTCGAGATTGGCGACATAATACCActgttacttttaataatctcCGCGTTGTTAATCAGTTTCCTCGTTTACGTTACGGAGCGTTCTATGTTCAAGAGCTTTTCTAAACGTGTCAAGATAAAAGTGAACAAGCAACAGCAGGAGCAGCAGCAGCTGAAGATGTTTGACCGCTAA
- the LOC139104738 gene encoding uncharacterized protein, which yields MLRNLTAKWSSLKRIRITTFYPSPNQRTYSERRRRSGDGRKRDIFEEKGAANEEEYFRKETARQLKELKEMQKDKEEKKNKTIKENDKIKKKNDKQEELESSNKTTLKNSDKE from the exons ATGCTGCGCAATCTTACTGCAAAATGGAGCAGTTTGAAAAGAATTAGAATTACTAC attttatcCGTCACCTAATCAAAGAACATATTCGGAGAGACGTCGACGAAGCGGCGATGGTagaaaaagagatattttTGAGGAGAAAGGAGCGGCCAACGAAGAAGAGTACTTTCGAAAAGAGACTGCAAGACAACTAAAAGAGCTGAAAGAAATGCAAAAGGataaggaagagaaaaaaaacaaaacgattaaggaaaatgataaaataaaaaagaaaaatgataagcAGGAGGAACTTGAATCATCTAATAAAACCACGTTGAAAAATTCTGACAAAGAGTAA
- the LOC139104726 gene encoding probable glutamate receptor isoform X2: MMFRKPDLCSMLSLIVCTWTAHFARGQLIRPVYVYEGLIKGIHDYFNNTCIILLHNTSNPVETQGLAESDHLLLLQKYLSSTLHIRTTFMDFDMFSTRVGQSYYHIKRPLFVLLNDYEDTRDGFAHISTWIAMAYPTWLVFFRNETKFTDFFLEIFVPFDCKFMVAQSSANVTSREIITEVYQVDRGKELRSMQFGIWDVRDGLKGPTRSLFLRRNNLFGQNIRVTSVHDPPISIFHRNEQNDITGISGFFGEVILLLQDALNCTFIYKEAKSWGMCLQNGSCTGAIGMLMNKDVDFAATEFMMTSDRLDAISFTTPIYTTKCRAYIKRPATSDVKWDAYTAPFSANIWGAIALLIILMSGAIVMIQRLFAFVSPNFQNDGRSRFTEILFFVLGAFCSQGMEQSTLDPVRIVHFIVHLTAVVIVAAYSAALISFLAVKTFIMPFTTMDGLLKDGTYRFGVVGDSADFSFFQNTSDKIMNVLFDELLMKETNLPRNYLDGLEQVCKEDKYAFMTLDNMAALLQQKVDCKLEPLDVITQTTIAMAVQPNSPYRGIINAKILLLRDSGILQRLLETQWSVQLSGAKSSWKSVEIGDIIPLLLLIISALLISFLVYVTERSMFKSFSKRVKIKVNKQQQEQQQLKMFDR, encoded by the exons ATGATGTTTCGCAAGCCCGATCTCTGCTCAATGTTGAGTCTAATTGTCTGCACGTGGACCGCTCATTTCGCGCGCGGTCAGTTAATCAGGCCGGTTTACGTGTACGAAGGCTTGATCAAGGGTATCCACGATTACTTCAACAACACGTGCATCATACTTTTGCACAACACTTCGAATCCTGTGGAGACACAAG GACTTGCCGAAAGCGATCACTTGCTGCTTCTCCAAAAATATCTGAGCTCGACTCTCCATATACGCACGACTTTCATGGATTTTGATATGTTCAGCACACGA GTTGGGCAAAGTTATTATCACATCAAGAGACCTTTGTTCGTCCTGCTAAACGACTATGAAGATACAAGAGACGGCTTTGCGCAT ATCTCAACGTGGATCGCGATGGCTTATCCCACCTGGCTGGTGTTCTTCAGGAACGAGACTAAATTCACAGACTTTTTTCTTGAGATTTTTGTGCCGTTTGACTGTAAATTTATGGTGGCCCAGAGCAGTGCGAATGTGACCAGCAGGGAAATCATCACTGAAGTCTATCAAGTCGACAGGGGGAAAGAACTAAGATCAATGCAGTTCGGGATATGGGACGTGAGAGACGGTCTGAAAGGTCCCACACGTAGCttatttttaagaagaaaCAATCTTTTCGGTCAGAACATACGTGTTACGTCGGTTCAC gATCCACCTATCAGTATATTTCATCGCAATGAACAGAATGATATAACAGGCATATCAGGCTTTTTCGGAGAAGTAATACTGTTATTGCAGGACGCGTTGAATTGCAC ATTCATTTACAAAGAGGCCAAATCGTGGGGCATGTGCTTGCAAAACGGCTCGTGTACGGGTGCAATCGGGATGTTAATGAACAAAGATGTTGACTTCGCGGCGACGGAATTCATGATGACCTCTGACAGATTAGATGCCATCAGTTTTACGACGCCTATTTACACAACCAA ATGTCGGGCATACATTAAAAGACCCGCTACGTCCGATGTAAAATGGGATGCTTACACTGCACCATTCTCCGCGAACATCTGGGGCGCTATCGCTCTTCTCATTATACTCATGAGCGGAGCGATCGTAATGATTCAGAGACTATTTGCATTCGTGTCTCCGAATTTTCAAAACGACGGCCGTTCGAGGTTTAcggagattttattttttgttttaggaGCGTTTTGCAGCCAAG GTATGGAACAGTCGACATTGGATCCCGTGAGAATAGTGCACTTTATTGTTCACTTAACGGCCGTCGTGATAGTAGCCGCATATTCCGCCGCCCTGATCAGCTTCCTTGCAGTTAAAACGTTCATTATGCCCTTTACGACGATGGATGGTCTTTTGAAAGATGGTACATATCGTTTCGGTGTGGTCGGCGATTCGGCTGACTTTAGCTTCTTCCAG aacACATCGGATAAAATAATGAACGTGCTGTTCGATGAATTGTTAATGAAAGAAACCAATTTGCCAAGGAATTACCTGGATGGTCTAGAACAGGTCTGTAAAGAAGACAAATACGCCTTTATGACGCTAGATAACATGGCAGCATTGCTGCAGCAAAAAGTCGATTGCAAGCTAGAACCACTGGACGTTATCACGCAAACTACCATAGCGATGGCTGTGCAACCGAATAGCCCGTATCGTGGTATTATCAACGCAAA AATTCTTTTGCTGAGGGACAGCGGAATTTTGCAGCGTTTGTTAGAAACGCAATGGTCGGTCCAGCTAAGTGGA GCAAAGTCGTCGTGGAAGTCGGTCGAGATTGGCGACATAATACCActgttacttttaataatctcCGCGTTGTTAATCAGTTTCCTCGTTTACGTTACGGAGCGTTCTATGTTCAAGAGCTTTTCTAAACGTGTCAAGATAAAAGTGAACAAGCAACAGCAGGAGCAGCAGCAGCTGAAGATGTTTGACCGCTAA
- the LOC139104732 gene encoding cdc42 homolog isoform X1, producing the protein MAVDGAASIAGLLPFTLKRWECTTADFVTAKWSPVLTPSFCVQHFVRFKMQTIKCVVVGDGAVGKTCLLISYTTNKFPSEYVPTVFDNYAVTVMIGGEPYTLGLFDTAGQEDYDRLRPLSYPQTDVFLVCFSVVSPSSFENVKEKWVPEITHHCQKTPFLLVGTQIDLRDDAATIEKLAKNKQKAISSEQGEKLAKELKAVKYVECSALTQKGLKNVFDEAILAALEPPEPVRRRRCTIL; encoded by the exons ATGGCTGTTGATGGTGCTGCCTCTATTGCTGGCCTCCTTCCGTTCACACTAAAACGGTGGGAGTGCACTACCGCTGATTTCGTGACGGCGAAGTGGAGTCCAGTGTTGACGCCCAGTTTTTGCGT GCAGCATTTTGTAAGATTCAAAATGCAGACAATAAAATGTGTAGTGGTCGGAGACGGGGCGGTAGGTAAAACGTGTTTATTAATCTCGTACACCACAAACAAATTCCCATCGGAATATGTCCCGACCGTGTTCGACAATTACGCGGTCACTGTCATGATTGGTGGTGAACCATACACATTAGGATTATTTGATACAGCCG GCCAAGAAGACTATGATCGCTTACGTCCATTAAGTTATCCACAGACTGATGTATTTCTTGTATGTTTTTCGGTTGTGTCCCCATCATCATttgaaaatgttaaagaaaag TGGGTGCCAGAAATAACACATCATTGTCAAAAAACGCCATTTTTGTTAGTTGGTACACAAATTGATTTACGGGATGACGCGGCTACAATTGAAAAGCTAGCAAAGAATAAACAAAAAGCTATTTCAAGTGAACAAGGAGAAAAGCTTGCCAAGGAATTAAAAGCTGTAAAATATGTTGAATGTAGTGCTCTCACACAG aaagGACTCAAAAATGTCTTTGATGAAGCGATATTAGCGGCTTTAGAGCCTCCAGAACCTGTTAGAAGAAGAAGGTGTACTATTTTGTAG
- the LOC139104733 gene encoding uncharacterized protein — MRIPFLILCLVVVYGACRTYERPENVDLQSNVWRAASKIPNENGNYEYDYDYDGIPFAKPFSRQKRTVGLLLKPITLPLNALLKLLGFEKNIISSVIDLVRITFGALLGQNVCPEGSSVSILGLVTKTFTDPIKTFQTVLCNSLQTIGSINRVLMNKIFKLFASFFWKVFLPGLHTTLNTLNKTGLLPPQISAAIAIFNMIYGVLRIMGYVPN, encoded by the exons ATGAGGATACCGTTTCTCATTCTCTGTCTAGTTGTGGTGTACGGAGCCTGCCGAACGTACGAGCGTCCAGAGAACGTCGATCTGCAAAGTAACGTCTGGAGAGCAGCGAGTAAAATACcgaatg AGAATGGAAACTACGAATACGACTATGACTATGACGGTATACCTTTCGCGAAACCTTTCTCGAGGCAGAAAAGAACTGTCGGCTTGTTGTTGAAACCAATTACGCTTCCGTTAAACGCGTTATTAAAGTTACTTGgatttgagaaaaatattataagctCAGTTATAGACTTGGTACGAATCACGTTCGGCGCATTACTTGGACAGAATGTGTGCCCCGAAGGAAGTTCTGTATCTATACTTGGTTTGGTCACGAAGACGTTTACTGATCCGATTAAAACATTCCAAACCGTACTGTGCAACAGCCTCCAAACAATTGGATCGATAAACCGTGTGTTAatgaacaaaatatttaagttgTTTGCATCATTCTTCTGGAAAGTATTCTTACCGGGTTTGCACACGACTCTGAATACTTTGAACAAAACCGGTCTCTTACCGCCACAAATTAGTGCTGCGAtcgctatttttaatatgatttaTGGAGTTTTAAGAATTATGGGATATGtcccaaattaa
- the LOC139104732 gene encoding cdc42 homolog isoform X2 has translation MQTIKCVVVGDGAVGKTCLLISYTTNKFPSEYVPTVFDNYAVTVMIGGEPYTLGLFDTAGQEDYDRLRPLSYPQTDVFLVCFSVVSPSSFENVKEKWVPEITHHCQKTPFLLVGTQIDLRDDAATIEKLAKNKQKAISSEQGEKLAKELKAVKYVECSALTQKGLKNVFDEAILAALEPPEPVRRRRCTIL, from the exons ATGCAGACAATAAAATGTGTAGTGGTCGGAGACGGGGCGGTAGGTAAAACGTGTTTATTAATCTCGTACACCACAAACAAATTCCCATCGGAATATGTCCCGACCGTGTTCGACAATTACGCGGTCACTGTCATGATTGGTGGTGAACCATACACATTAGGATTATTTGATACAGCCG GCCAAGAAGACTATGATCGCTTACGTCCATTAAGTTATCCACAGACTGATGTATTTCTTGTATGTTTTTCGGTTGTGTCCCCATCATCATttgaaaatgttaaagaaaag TGGGTGCCAGAAATAACACATCATTGTCAAAAAACGCCATTTTTGTTAGTTGGTACACAAATTGATTTACGGGATGACGCGGCTACAATTGAAAAGCTAGCAAAGAATAAACAAAAAGCTATTTCAAGTGAACAAGGAGAAAAGCTTGCCAAGGAATTAAAAGCTGTAAAATATGTTGAATGTAGTGCTCTCACACAG aaagGACTCAAAAATGTCTTTGATGAAGCGATATTAGCGGCTTTAGAGCCTCCAGAACCTGTTAGAAGAAGAAGGTGTACTATTTTGTAG
- the Nemp gene encoding nuclear envelope integral membrane protein, with product MENVAELTKWILLCICLSRCAYARLILEEPRIHFLNPGDSVQNNNPGLKTYCHNATSKYLTHMWRTMTMHLNINSDSYVLYDGKTPHEIHQKYDENDKSWSLNLFDTGKHRQFKVNPFENTCIGVYVDSPNESGYIITLIETRVNVWRLTMMMVGITVFWCAKILSHNSLFYYACGILFGVTLSVVILIYMAGKLIPRGKTMYVVFAASMSLYVAKMLWENMQLIVMQYREWAMWYVLVTSLISFVICYRFGPVTNTRTKQIIQWFLQLIGLVLVYYSSYFHEASFSCCVVFILLYNFPKVALERTKKYWRNVFPEKRKLLSEDQYRQEGIRQTRKALKELHSFCSSPECNPWKTVLKLKDPIRFARFMEGEPHLLENELDEHEEEVSKIVENDEYTDDDDSF from the exons ATGGAAAACGTAGCAGAATTGACGAAATGGATCCTCCTGTGCATCTGTTTGTCTCGATGCGCGTACGCGCGTCTTATCCTCGAAGAACCGA gaatacattttttaaatccagGTGACAGTGTACAAAATAACAATCCTGGGCTAAAAACATATTGTCATAATGCTACATCAAAGTATTTAACACACATGTGGAGAACCATGACT ATGCATCTGAATATCAATTCTGATTCCTACGTTTTATATGATGGCAAGACACCTCATGAAATTCACCAAAAGTATGATGAAAATGATAAATCATGGAGCCTCAATTTGTTTGATACAGGAAAACATAgacaatttaaagttaatccTTTTGAAAATACATGTATAGGTGTTTATGTAGACTCTCCTAATGAATCTGGCTACATAATAACTCTGATAGAAACAC gtGTTAATGTTTGGAGGTTGACAATGATGATGGTGGGTATTACAGTATTCTGGTGTGCCAAAATATTAAGTCACAATTCACTATTTTATTACGCTTGTGGTATATTGTTTGGAGTCACATTGTCtgttgtaattttaatctatATGGCTGGGAAATTGATACCACGG GGAAAAACTATGTATGTAGTATTTGCTGCATCAATGAGCCTTTATGTTGCTAAAATGTTATGGGAAAACATGCAACTGATTGTAATGCAATATAGAGAGTGGGCAATGTGGTATGTTCTTGTTACATCTCTGATCAGTTTTGTAATTTGTTATCGTTTTGGCCCAGTCACCAATACAAGAACGAAACAAATAATACAATGGTTTCTGCAG cTCATCGGGCTGGTGCTAGTTTATTACAGCAGTTACTTCCACGAAGCATCTTTTTCATGTTGCGTTGTATTTATacttttgtataattttccAAAAGTAGCCCTTgagcgaacaaaaaaatattg GCGAAATGTGTTTCCGGAAAAGCGGAAGTTATTAAGCGAAGATCAATATCGTCAAGAAGGAATACGACAAACTAGGAAAGCTTTAAAAGAATTGCACAGCTTTTGCTCCAGCCCGGAATGCAATCCTTGGAAGACagttttgaaattaaaagatcCGATAAG ATTTGCGAGATTTATGGAAGGAGAACCACATTTACTGGAAAATGAACTCGATGAACACGAAGAGGAAGTCTCGAAAATTGTAGAAAACGATGAATACACCGATGACGATGACTCGTTCTGA